The following are encoded in a window of Nitrospira sp. genomic DNA:
- a CDS encoding amino acid adenylation domain-containing protein, producing MSKKKDIESIHYLSPLQEGLLFHAVSDGAADPYFTQTGFVIDGELELGPFEQAWQKVVERHPILRTGFVWEGVKQPMQVARHGVLVPLQLLDWRAYGSRQRDEALAEFLRDDRRKPFDLLTPPMMRLTLIRIEDNRWYFINSHHHILLDGWSVALLLREVLVCYDALAQGRQPMLPSVRPYAEYLTWLGTRNLQDAEMFWRTGLAEFATPTALPLETPQRVTSEKLKSLPYAEQEVRLSKAEVETLTSAAKRSRLTLNTLVQGAWSILLHRCTGDHEVLFGATVSGRPAELPGSDVMVGLFINTLPVRVSLPPDAKLGDWLTSVQEQNSLLRQYEWTPLSRIQRWSDVPGGRPLFDSIVVFESYPEDESDTDQLGLRITPMAPHRPDADYVLTAGRNNYPLSLMVEPAAEVRLILSYARERFAHDDITRLLGYYRTLLMAMAERPDVRLAELSPLSDAERNRLLTEWNRTTVLVDGACIHQLFEQVAQEQPDAVAVVYEGQSLTYAELDARADELAGYLQKLGVGPDVRVGLCVERSLNLIVGLLGVLKAGGAYVALDPKLPRERLAFMLSDSGARVVLMQAASGDMSHNSNVRQVYLDRDWENISAEGHQPLRRDVRPENMAYVIYTSGSTGRPKGVAVEHRQVVNYVSGLLARLSLDQMASFATVSTVAADLGNTSIFGSLCSGRALHVLSVERGFDPDAVADYMAGHRIDVLKIVPSHLAGLLEAGRPERVLPRRCLILGGEAVHSNLVERIRSLAPDCEIINHYGPTETTIGVLTHLIDANADRQTAILIGRPLANSLVYILNSDGQPTPVGVSGELCIGGDGLARGYLGRPDLTAERFVPNPFGGWTGGRLYRTGDRARYRPDGTVEFQGRVDNQVKVRGFRIELGEIEAQLRGDDRLKDAVVIVRASADGTKQLAAYVAAPADLDLDSVRSCLAVHLPDYMIPSTMTVLEALPLTANGKIDRSALPDPEQAQTTRSDTYVAPRNDVEATLTQIWADVLHLDRVGIHDNFFSIGGDSILCLQVVAKAHRANVKVTPKLIFEHHTVAEIADALATANSVPSEPASKEETVPPEPFALARVDLERVQTLLAPTGRELEDLYPTSPIQQGMLFHSLRGDEDGAYHNHVVYAFTQGLDPDAFERAWQHAVDRHAILRTGFVWDVAAEPLQAVFRHATLPVEHLDWRTLDGESTRLEALREYLSADRLRGFTFDQPPLMRLALIRRTEHAWWIVWSLHHAILDGSSQALLIQEVMETYEGLRRGEVLTSKPAPSYRAYIQRLLRQDHLASERFWREYLHGVNETTRLPERATHYEAAHAPFGELRLDLPFATLRGLEQLARSNKVTLNTVIQGAWALLLARYSDADEVLFGVTVSGRPAELMGSDEILGVFINTMPLRVRITPIDRLGEWLQRVQNVNVDLRHYEATPLVQIQGWSQIPRSMSLFDSVLVFQNYVLDSAVQEYGRTFGIEAVDVEGWTNYPLTITVVPEERLAAIFSYNRHHLNDEMVEQLANHWTSILAGMIETPDARLAELSLLSDQERQHLLMNWNDTRRVHQADQCLSDLFETQAALTPERIALSDEGVDLTYREVDLRANQLAHRLMKDGVGLDVRVGICLERSTDLVIAILGVLKAGGAYVPLDPAYPSERLSYMLYDAQVAVVVTRGPLLAAVDTAEWRVIDLYDWASVGRESSDRPCVTRRAEQLAYIIYTSGSTGRPKGVMVRHAGAVNFLLAMQDIFHLSSRDVLAATTSISFDIALLEWFLPLVVGARTVMISRDIVVDGPRLAHELERIGATVMQATPSGWRSLFSAEKVPPVRVLCGGEAFPLELARTFLTEGFETWNLYGPTETTVWSMISPVANADDVVPLGRPIANTQIYLLDSAFNLVPIGVPGELYIGGEGLARGYWRQPDLTAERFVPDPFGMNPGQRLYRTGDQARYRPDGILEFLGRLDHQVKVRGYRIELGEIESALSRHPQVMRSIAVVRDEQGNKRIVAYVVPETGSDVSPDDLRRVLRDQLPDYMVPSIFVVLKEFPLTPNGKVDRKALPAPESSQSNARPSALTTPTEEILAGLWADVLSLKHVGVRDDFFELGGHSLLATQVMSRIRTAFQIELPLRSLFEAPTVEALSAVIDQARPGGDETLLTPLTAAERRKPLALSFAQQRLWFLAQMEPEGWSYNLPFALRLSGALDFAALSQSFEQVIARHETLRTTFHASDGEPVQVIDSGRGFVLPVDDLSELPDNRREEAVQEAVSVEVRRPFRLDHDRPIRARLLRLGEQEHVLLVTLHHIAADAWSMTLLANEVAVFYQAKVGQSADRADVLPPLPVQYADFANWQRQRLQGPRLDAHLAYWKQRLGVNPPVLKLPTDRPRPLVQSFRGAHHIFTVPAEHADRLRALSRKQGVTLFMTLLAGFNTLLFRTTGQEDILIGTDVANRNREETEALIGFFVNLLPLRSDLGGNPTFLELLTQVRRTALEAYAHQDLPFERIVETLKLKRDLGGNPLVQALFVLQNVPPPSMELPGLAVNALEFESEVARFDLGLFMEDAEDGLTGLWKYNRDLFDVATIAGLSERFVTLLGSITVNPESRLSAIEILSHAEKESAMIESKQREESKFKRFKHIQPKAVHLAQRTLVERRYLEADQPLPLVIQPAVEDVDLAAWGQENRGKVEEELLVHGAILFRGFSLKGAEDFEQVAQALCPTLFGEYGDLPREKAGRHLYGSTPYPADRAILFHNESSHLHRWPLKQSFFCVQASQEGGETPIVDCRKMCERLRPKLRKKFEEQALMYVRNFTPGFDVSWQDFFHTEDKSVVEQTCRQHGVELDWTSDGGLRTRQVCPAIIKHPKTGEWVFFNQIQLHHISYLEPAVRSSLVEVLGIERVPRNVYFGDGSPIEDETAAEIGELYERTSVRFPWQNGDLLMLDNMLVAHARLPFVGPRKIVVAMGEMINQGDVHTVNA from the coding sequence ATGAGTAAGAAGAAAGACATCGAGTCAATCCATTACCTCTCTCCGCTTCAGGAAGGACTGCTCTTCCATGCCGTGTCCGACGGGGCGGCGGATCCATATTTCACGCAGACCGGGTTTGTCATCGACGGAGAGCTGGAACTCGGTCCGTTCGAACAAGCCTGGCAAAAGGTGGTGGAGCGTCATCCGATCCTCCGTACCGGCTTCGTCTGGGAAGGTGTCAAGCAGCCCATGCAGGTCGCTCGGCACGGCGTGCTGGTTCCGCTGCAGCTCCTCGATTGGCGGGCCTATGGCAGCCGGCAACGAGACGAGGCCTTGGCGGAGTTTCTGCGCGACGATCGGCGGAAGCCGTTCGACCTGCTGACACCCCCCATGATGCGGCTCACGCTGATCCGGATCGAGGACAATCGCTGGTATTTCATCAACAGCCACCACCATATTCTGCTGGACGGTTGGAGCGTGGCATTGCTGTTGCGTGAAGTTTTGGTTTGCTATGACGCACTCGCCCAGGGCCGGCAGCCGATGCTGCCATCCGTCAGGCCCTACGCGGAGTATTTAACGTGGTTGGGAACTAGGAATCTGCAAGATGCCGAAATGTTCTGGAGAACCGGCCTTGCTGAATTCGCGACGCCGACCGCGTTGCCGTTGGAGACCCCGCAACGCGTGACTTCAGAGAAACTGAAATCCCTGCCGTATGCTGAGCAGGAAGTACGCCTGTCGAAGGCGGAAGTCGAAACATTGACGAGTGCCGCCAAGCGCAGTCGGCTTACGCTGAACACGCTGGTGCAAGGGGCGTGGTCGATTTTGTTGCACCGATGCACCGGGGATCACGAGGTGCTCTTCGGCGCGACGGTCTCCGGTCGGCCGGCGGAGCTTCCCGGTTCGGACGTCATGGTCGGATTGTTCATCAATACGCTGCCGGTTCGGGTTTCCCTCCCTCCCGATGCGAAGCTGGGAGACTGGCTGACATCGGTTCAGGAACAGAACAGCCTCCTACGGCAATACGAGTGGACGCCCCTGTCGAGAATCCAGCGCTGGAGCGACGTGCCAGGCGGCCGGCCGTTGTTCGACAGCATCGTCGTCTTCGAAAGTTACCCGGAAGACGAAAGCGACACGGATCAGCTCGGTTTGCGGATAACTCCCATGGCTCCTCATCGCCCCGATGCCGACTATGTCCTGACGGCGGGTCGCAATAACTATCCGTTATCGTTGATGGTCGAGCCTGCCGCCGAAGTGCGGTTGATTCTCTCCTATGCACGTGAGCGGTTTGCACATGACGACATCACGCGTCTTCTTGGATACTACCGCACGCTGTTGATGGCGATGGCTGAACGTCCGGATGTCCGCTTGGCGGAACTGTCTCCGCTGAGCGACGCGGAGCGAAACCGGCTTCTGACGGAGTGGAACCGGACGACGGTTCTGGTGGATGGAGCATGTATTCACCAACTGTTCGAGCAGGTGGCGCAGGAACAGCCGGACGCCGTGGCCGTCGTTTATGAGGGGCAGTCCTTGACCTATGCTGAGCTGGATGCTAGGGCGGACGAGCTTGCGGGATACTTGCAGAAACTTGGTGTCGGCCCGGACGTGCGGGTCGGTCTCTGTGTAGAACGATCGCTCAACTTGATCGTCGGATTGCTCGGGGTGCTCAAGGCAGGCGGTGCGTATGTGGCGCTCGACCCGAAGCTTCCGAGAGAACGGCTGGCGTTTATGCTGTCCGATAGCGGTGCGCGGGTGGTTCTCATGCAAGCCGCATCCGGCGACATGTCCCACAATTCGAATGTACGGCAAGTCTATCTGGACCGCGATTGGGAGAACATTTCAGCTGAGGGCCATCAGCCGCTGCGACGGGACGTGCGGCCTGAGAATATGGCCTATGTCATCTATACCTCCGGTTCAACCGGACGGCCGAAGGGCGTCGCCGTCGAGCATCGTCAGGTCGTCAATTATGTGTCCGGACTCCTGGCCAGACTTTCGCTCGATCAGATGGCTAGTTTTGCGACCGTTTCCACGGTCGCGGCGGATCTCGGCAACACCTCGATCTTCGGTTCACTCTGTTCCGGTCGCGCGCTTCATGTGCTGTCGGTCGAACGTGGATTCGACCCCGATGCCGTCGCGGATTACATGGCAGGTCACCGGATCGACGTGCTGAAAATCGTGCCGAGCCACCTGGCCGGTCTGTTGGAAGCGGGACGACCGGAACGGGTGCTTCCCCGGCGTTGTCTGATCCTCGGCGGCGAAGCCGTTCATAGCAACCTTGTCGAACGGATCCGATCGCTCGCACCGGACTGCGAAATCATCAATCACTACGGACCAACGGAAACGACGATCGGAGTGCTCACTCATCTAATCGACGCGAATGCGGACCGGCAGACAGCCATTCTTATCGGACGACCCTTGGCGAACAGCCTCGTCTACATTTTGAATTCGGATGGTCAACCCACGCCTGTGGGAGTTTCCGGCGAATTGTGTATCGGGGGCGACGGGCTGGCGAGAGGTTATCTCGGACGTCCAGACCTGACGGCGGAGCGATTTGTGCCGAATCCATTCGGCGGCTGGACCGGCGGGCGTCTGTACCGCACCGGCGATCGGGCGCGGTATCGACCGGACGGCACGGTTGAATTTCAAGGCCGTGTAGATAATCAAGTGAAAGTGCGCGGGTTCCGAATCGAGTTGGGAGAAATCGAAGCGCAATTGCGGGGGGATGACCGATTGAAGGATGCCGTGGTGATCGTGCGCGCCTCGGCCGATGGCACAAAGCAACTTGCCGCTTATGTCGCGGCTCCCGCCGATCTCGATCTGGACTCCGTTCGCTCCTGCCTCGCGGTCCATTTGCCGGACTATATGATTCCCTCGACGATGACCGTGCTGGAAGCGCTTCCTCTGACGGCCAACGGCAAGATTGATCGATCGGCACTTCCCGACCCGGAACAGGCGCAAACAACGCGGAGTGATACCTACGTTGCACCACGGAACGATGTCGAAGCGACGCTCACGCAAATTTGGGCCGATGTCCTTCACCTGGATCGAGTTGGCATCCACGATAACTTTTTTTCGATCGGCGGCGATTCGATCCTTTGCCTGCAGGTTGTCGCAAAAGCGCATCGGGCCAATGTCAAAGTAACTCCGAAGCTGATCTTTGAACATCATACGGTGGCAGAAATTGCCGATGCCCTTGCCACAGCTAATTCGGTGCCGAGCGAACCTGCTTCCAAAGAGGAGACGGTTCCGCCCGAGCCGTTCGCATTAGCGCGGGTCGATCTGGAGCGGGTACAAACGTTACTCGCTCCCACGGGGAGGGAGTTAGAGGATCTCTATCCAACGTCTCCGATACAACAGGGCATGCTCTTTCACAGTCTTCGTGGCGACGAGGATGGGGCCTACCATAATCACGTGGTGTACGCCTTCACTCAGGGGCTTGATCCTGATGCATTCGAGCGAGCATGGCAACATGCGGTCGATCGACATGCGATACTGAGAACCGGATTCGTATGGGACGTGGCCGCCGAACCTCTGCAAGCTGTCTTCCGTCACGCGACTCTACCGGTAGAGCACCTCGATTGGCGGACTCTGGATGGTGAGAGCACTCGACTCGAGGCATTGCGCGAGTATCTGTCCGCTGACCGTCTTCGTGGGTTCACGTTTGATCAACCGCCGTTGATGCGCCTCGCACTGATCCGGCGGACGGAGCATGCATGGTGGATCGTGTGGAGTCTACATCATGCGATTCTGGATGGCTCATCCCAAGCACTGTTGATACAAGAGGTGATGGAAACCTACGAAGGTCTGCGGCGTGGGGAGGTCTTGACCTCGAAGCCTGCTCCTTCCTATCGAGCATACATCCAGAGGCTCTTGCGACAGGACCACTTAGCCTCTGAGAGGTTTTGGCGGGAGTATCTGCATGGCGTGAACGAGACGACCAGATTACCGGAACGGGCGACGCACTACGAGGCTGCTCACGCACCGTTTGGTGAACTGCGGCTCGATCTCCCATTCGCAACCTTGCGTGGGCTCGAACAGCTTGCCCGATCGAACAAGGTGACGTTGAACACGGTCATTCAGGGTGCGTGGGCGTTGCTGCTCGCGCGATACAGCGACGCCGACGAAGTACTGTTCGGTGTGACGGTTTCAGGTCGACCAGCCGAGTTGATGGGCAGCGATGAAATCTTAGGCGTGTTCATCAATACAATGCCTCTACGTGTACGGATCACGCCGATCGATCGGTTGGGAGAGTGGCTTCAAAGAGTACAGAATGTCAATGTCGACTTGCGTCACTATGAGGCCACTCCATTAGTGCAGATTCAGGGATGGAGCCAAATTCCAAGGAGTATGTCTCTGTTCGACAGCGTGCTCGTGTTTCAAAACTACGTGCTCGACAGCGCAGTTCAGGAGTACGGCCGCACATTCGGCATCGAAGCCGTTGACGTGGAAGGATGGACGAACTATCCGCTCACGATCACCGTGGTACCGGAAGAGCGGCTTGCGGCGATCTTTTCCTACAATCGGCACCACCTAAACGATGAGATGGTGGAACAGCTCGCCAATCATTGGACCTCGATACTTGCCGGCATGATCGAAACGCCCGACGCCCGATTGGCCGAATTGTCTCTCCTGTCCGATCAAGAACGACAACATCTATTGATGAACTGGAATGACACTCGACGAGTGCATCAGGCTGATCAGTGCCTGTCGGATTTGTTCGAGACCCAGGCGGCTCTGACGCCTGAGCGTATCGCCCTATCGGACGAAGGTGTGGACCTTACCTATCGGGAGGTCGACCTCCGAGCGAATCAACTGGCCCACCGTCTCATGAAGGACGGCGTCGGCCTCGATGTGCGCGTCGGGATCTGTCTAGAGCGATCCACAGATCTAGTCATCGCGATCCTGGGAGTCCTCAAAGCCGGAGGCGCCTATGTACCGCTGGACCCTGCCTATCCGAGCGAACGTCTGTCCTACATGCTTTATGATGCGCAGGTTGCCGTGGTAGTGACACGGGGACCGCTACTGGCCGCTGTCGACACGGCGGAATGGCGCGTGATCGATCTCTATGACTGGGCCAGCGTTGGCCGCGAGTCTTCAGATAGGCCGTGCGTCACTCGCAGAGCCGAGCAGCTGGCCTATATCATCTACACCTCGGGGTCGACCGGTCGACCGAAGGGGGTGATGGTCCGCCATGCCGGCGCGGTGAATTTTCTCTTGGCCATGCAGGACATCTTTCACCTGTCCAGCCGGGACGTGTTGGCGGCCACGACATCAATCTCTTTCGATATCGCGCTGTTGGAATGGTTTCTCCCACTCGTGGTAGGAGCCCGAACAGTCATGATCAGCCGTGACATAGTCGTGGACGGCCCTCGACTGGCACATGAACTGGAACGCATTGGCGCGACAGTCATGCAGGCGACCCCTTCGGGGTGGCGGTCATTGTTCAGTGCGGAGAAGGTTCCGCCGGTGCGTGTGCTTTGTGGCGGTGAAGCATTCCCACTTGAGTTGGCGCGCACGTTCCTCACCGAAGGGTTCGAGACATGGAATCTGTATGGACCGACTGAAACGACTGTATGGTCAATGATCAGCCCTGTGGCCAACGCCGATGACGTTGTCCCGCTCGGCCGGCCCATCGCGAACACTCAGATTTATCTGCTTGATTCAGCCTTCAACCTTGTTCCAATCGGAGTTCCTGGAGAGTTGTACATCGGCGGTGAAGGCTTAGCGCGAGGCTATTGGCGACAGCCGGACCTCACTGCAGAGCGCTTTGTTCCCGATCCGTTCGGGATGAATCCTGGACAGCGGCTTTACCGAACCGGCGATCAGGCCCGATATCGGCCGGACGGGATATTGGAATTTCTGGGCCGTTTGGATCATCAGGTCAAGGTGCGTGGCTATCGAATCGAATTGGGTGAGATCGAATCGGCATTGAGTCGCCACCCGCAGGTCATGCGCAGCATTGCGGTTGTACGCGACGAACAGGGGAATAAGCGAATTGTTGCGTATGTGGTACCTGAAACCGGCTCCGATGTTTCACCGGACGATTTGAGACGAGTCCTTCGCGATCAACTGCCTGATTATATGGTTCCATCGATCTTCGTGGTGCTCAAGGAGTTTCCGCTGACTCCCAACGGAAAAGTGGACCGCAAGGCGCTTCCGGCTCCGGAGTCTAGTCAATCGAATGCTCGACCGTCGGCTCTCACAACGCCGACTGAGGAAATTCTCGCGGGTTTATGGGCCGATGTCTTGAGCCTGAAGCACGTTGGTGTCCGCGATGATTTCTTCGAATTGGGCGGCCATTCGCTCCTCGCGACGCAGGTGATGTCTCGGATCCGGACTGCATTCCAGATCGAGCTACCACTTCGAAGCCTCTTTGAGGCGCCGACGGTCGAGGCGTTGAGTGCCGTCATTGACCAAGCCCGCCCTGGTGGGGATGAGACCCTGCTTACTCCGCTCACGGCGGCCGAACGGCGCAAACCGCTCGCGCTGTCATTCGCCCAGCAACGATTATGGTTTCTTGCTCAGATGGAACCGGAAGGCTGGTCGTACAATCTGCCGTTTGCGCTACGACTGTCTGGCGCGCTTGATTTCGCCGCCTTGTCGCAGAGTTTCGAACAAGTGATCGCCAGACACGAAACTCTGAGAACGACATTCCACGCGAGTGACGGCGAACCGGTGCAAGTCATCGACTCGGGTCGGGGGTTTGTTTTGCCGGTTGATGATTTGAGCGAGTTGCCGGATAACCGCCGCGAAGAGGCAGTACAAGAAGCCGTCTCAGTGGAGGTCCGGCGGCCGTTCCGGTTGGATCACGACCGGCCTATTCGCGCCCGACTGCTGCGTTTGGGCGAGCAGGAACATGTTCTGCTTGTCACCCTCCATCATATCGCCGCGGACGCCTGGTCGATGACACTGTTGGCGAACGAAGTCGCGGTTTTCTATCAGGCCAAGGTCGGACAGTCGGCCGACAGGGCCGATGTCCTACCGCCATTGCCGGTGCAGTATGCGGATTTCGCCAACTGGCAGCGACAACGATTGCAAGGACCGCGGTTGGACGCGCATCTGGCCTACTGGAAACAGCGGTTGGGCGTCAACCCGCCGGTTTTGAAATTGCCGACGGACCGGCCGCGTCCCCTCGTGCAGTCCTTCCGGGGCGCCCATCATATCTTCACGGTTCCCGCTGAGCACGCGGACCGTCTGCGTGCGTTGAGCCGCAAGCAAGGCGTGACCCTGTTCATGACACTTCTGGCGGGATTCAACACGCTGCTGTTCCGCACGACGGGACAAGAGGACATCCTCATCGGCACCGACGTGGCCAATCGCAACCGTGAGGAGACGGAAGCCCTGATCGGATTCTTCGTCAATTTGCTGCCGCTCCGCAGCGATCTTGGAGGAAACCCGACATTTTTGGAGCTGCTGACGCAAGTGCGGCGGACGGCCCTGGAAGCCTATGCGCATCAAGACCTGCCGTTCGAAAGGATCGTGGAGACGCTGAAACTCAAGCGTGATCTGGGAGGCAATCCACTGGTTCAGGCGCTTTTCGTTCTGCAAAACGTGCCGCCGCCGTCCATGGAATTGCCGGGGCTGGCGGTGAATGCGCTTGAGTTCGAAAGTGAAGTCGCACGGTTCGACCTTGGCCTGTTCATGGAAGACGCGGAGGATGGCCTGACCGGCCTGTGGAAATACAACAGGGATCTTTTCGACGTCGCTACTATCGCGGGCTTGTCTGAACGGTTTGTGACACTGCTTGGAAGCATCACTGTCAATCCGGAGTCCAGGCTGTCCGCAATCGAGATCCTGTCCCATGCAGAAAAGGAGTCCGCCATGATCGAATCCAAGCAACGTGAGGAAAGCAAGTTCAAGCGGTTCAAGCACATTCAGCCGAAGGCAGTGCATCTCGCTCAGCGGACGTTGGTCGAGCGGCGGTATCTCGAAGCGGATCAGCCTCTTCCGTTGGTCATACAGCCGGCAGTCGAGGACGTGGATCTGGCCGCGTGGGGGCAAGAGAACCGTGGAAAGGTTGAAGAGGAATTACTCGTGCACGGCGCCATCCTGTTTCGGGGGTTCTCGCTCAAGGGCGCAGAGGATTTTGAGCAGGTCGCCCAGGCGCTCTGTCCCACGTTGTTCGGTGAATATGGGGACCTGCCTCGAGAGAAAGCCGGACGTCATCTGTATGGATCCACCCCCTATCCCGCCGACAGGGCCATTCTCTTTCACAACGAAAGCTCACACCTGCACCGCTGGCCGTTGAAACAATCATTTTTCTGCGTGCAGGCGTCGCAGGAGGGCGGGGAGACGCCCATCGTGGACTGCCGGAAAATGTGCGAACGCCTGCGGCCGAAGCTACGGAAGAAATTTGAGGAACAAGCATTAATGTACGTGAGGAATTTCACGCCGGGATTCGACGTCAGCTGGCAGGATTTCTTCCACACCGAGGACAAGTCCGTCGTCGAGCAGACCTGTCGGCAACACGGTGTCGAATTGGACTGGACGTCCGACGGAGGGCTGCGGACCAGACAGGTCTGTCCGGCGATCATCAAGCATCCCAAAACCGGCGAATGGGTATTTTTCAACCAGATACAACTGCATCACATCTCCTATCTTGAGCCCGCGGTCCGAAGCTCTCTCGTTGAAGTGTTGGGCATCGAGCGGGTACCGCGCAACGTGTACTTCGGCGATGGTTCCCCGATCGAGGACGAGACGGCGGCGGAAATCGGAGAGCTCTACGAACGGACGTCGGTCCGGTTCCCTTGGCAGAACGGAGACTTGCTCATGCTCGATAACATGTTGGTGGCCCACGCCCGTCTACCGTTCGTCGGTCCAAGGAAGATCGTCGTGGCTATGGGAGAGATGATCAATCAAGGAGACGTTCACACGGTGAATGCGTAG